The following proteins are co-located in the Oceanimonas sp. GK1 genome:
- a CDS encoding phosphomannomutase — translation MQEIKISADIIKKSGIAFGTSGARGLVEQFTDKTCAAFAVAFLSHLQQSAAVKRVAIGMDRRPSSPAMAAACAGAAQAMGLAVDYYGILPTPALAWQAMLDGVPAIMITGSHIPFDRNGIKFYRPDGEITKADEQAIVQSTAELPAFEPALPAESANARANYMARNLTLFPDGLLSGWRIGVYEHSAAGRDINIEVLTQLGAEVVSLGRTDTFVPIDTEAVSEEDKALGKAWSREHKLDAILSTDGDGDRPLVADENGEWLRGDILGLLCARFLNIQALAVPVSCNTAIEASDSFSEVLRTRIGSPYVIEGMQQLSRRHKRVAGFEANGGFLMGDLPTRDALLPALALFAAARQRNLPISALLADLPSRFTASDRIKNFPTEQSRALLASWQQNTAGLEAALNLPAPIANINTTDGLRATLENGSIVHLRPSGNAPELRCYVEASAPAAAEQLLTHCMKALGSL, via the coding sequence ATGCAAGAAATCAAAATATCAGCTGACATTATTAAAAAAAGCGGCATCGCCTTTGGCACAAGTGGTGCTCGGGGTTTGGTAGAACAGTTTACCGACAAAACCTGCGCTGCCTTTGCAGTAGCGTTTTTATCACATTTGCAACAATCTGCCGCTGTTAAACGGGTGGCCATTGGCATGGACAGGCGTCCATCCAGCCCGGCCATGGCTGCCGCTTGTGCCGGCGCGGCCCAGGCCATGGGACTCGCGGTAGATTATTACGGCATTCTGCCTACTCCGGCTCTGGCCTGGCAGGCGATGCTGGATGGCGTGCCTGCCATTATGATCACCGGCAGCCATATTCCCTTTGATCGCAACGGCATCAAGTTTTACCGGCCAGACGGCGAAATTACCAAGGCCGATGAGCAGGCCATTGTGCAATCAACCGCTGAACTGCCTGCCTTTGAACCTGCACTTCCGGCTGAGTCTGCTAACGCCCGTGCAAACTATATGGCACGGAATCTCACGCTGTTCCCGGACGGGCTTCTTTCAGGCTGGCGCATTGGCGTATATGAACATTCCGCTGCCGGCCGGGATATTAACATTGAGGTGCTTACACAACTGGGTGCCGAGGTTGTCTCTTTGGGCCGTACCGATACCTTTGTTCCCATAGATACCGAAGCGGTTTCGGAAGAAGACAAGGCCCTGGGCAAAGCCTGGTCGCGCGAGCATAAGCTGGATGCCATTTTATCAACCGACGGTGATGGCGATCGCCCGCTGGTAGCGGATGAAAACGGCGAATGGCTGCGTGGTGATATTCTTGGCTTGCTGTGCGCGCGATTTCTTAATATTCAGGCGCTGGCTGTGCCAGTTAGCTGCAATACCGCCATTGAGGCCTCCGACAGCTTTAGTGAAGTGCTGCGCACCCGCATAGGCTCACCCTATGTGATTGAAGGCATGCAACAGTTGAGCCGCCGCCATAAACGAGTGGCCGGGTTTGAGGCCAATGGCGGCTTTTTAATGGGCGACCTGCCTACACGAGATGCGCTGCTGCCGGCCCTGGCATTGTTTGCCGCCGCACGGCAGCGCAACCTGCCCATTTCTGCTTTGCTGGCCGATTTGCCGTCGCGCTTTACCGCCAGTGACCGTATTAAAAACTTCCCTACCGAACAAAGCCGGGCTTTGCTGGCCAGCTGGCAGCAAAATACCGCCGGGCTTGAAGCCGCCCTGAACTTGCCCGCCCCGATTGCCAACATCAACACCACAGACGGCCTGCGCGCCACTCTGGAAAACGGCAGCATTGTGCACCTGCGCCCTTCCGGCAACGCGCCCGAGCTGCGCTGTTATGTGGAGGCCTCAGCCCCGGCTGCTGCAGAACAATTACTTACTCATTGCATGAAAGCGCTTGGCAGTTTATGA
- a CDS encoding AMP-binding protein, with protein MTTDKSLTEIGVRNIIDLLLWRADANSNNLAYTYLENGRREKEALTYQQLKCRILEVGAHLQALGAQGQRALLLYPQGLDFIIAFLGCLSAGVIAIPAPAPEAARLKRTLPRLQAIVDDAEASVVLTTTSILQSIESSWSDSSYLNALNWIDTTNLSTPVDQEWHANEITLSATAYLQYTSGSTSTPKGVRISHENIFNHLRSIQLSCGYTPNSVTVTWMPHFHDYGLVEGIMLPLFNGTPCYLMSPFAFAKRPSCWLQAISDYKATHSQAPNFAYEQCIKRVSPEYQKSLDLSSWISAANAAEPINPRVMIEFYEKFKHNYFHWNSFSPAYGLAENTLVVSINSVFSPPVLGRFNSEALGQSKVIECIGESESGTIIVGCGEPIHSTEVVIVDPVTKKRCATDAIGEVWVTSSGVANGFWRRAEESTTTFQAKLVDGLNEDKTYLRTGDLGFMKEGELFITGRLKDLIIIDGVNHWPHDIEWTVEQSHPAIRSGNCCAAFSINELNKEKLIVVIETEKSRTNFKDIYQSVKVAISEYHDIKLHQLVVVSRGGVFKTSSGKVQRNTCRSSFSNGSLPVLWSSPLNQGINKTALESSFNPDNKIKSEEQVKLETWLIQEIFKLIGTSSAEIEPETPLSALGLGSMDTLILVCEIEDKIGKKIPLAEVIGDGVTIHKLVKKITESGWSPSKNSLVAIQPKGSKPPLFCIHPAGGNVVGYSALAKHLGTDQPLYGLQSQGLIPGQRPLTSFEDMAKHYLKEIKELQPEGPYYLSGMCLGGMIAFEMAQQLKAEKSEVAFLGLIDPRNPPTLLNKIISQNSDKNYANEAIPFERRELLCKLRDEAKVKPPISFPDNLVPEDPTLKKVMDTNGKARDIYLPRTYTGLVEFFWANQTPGDLGFYHDPRVCWSQLAGGGLNIHEIDANHFELLEEPHVKVLAEKIKRCLEQINH; from the coding sequence ATGACTACTGACAAATCACTAACAGAAATTGGTGTACGTAATATCATTGATCTGCTGCTTTGGCGTGCAGATGCCAACTCAAACAATCTTGCCTATACCTATCTGGAAAATGGCAGAAGAGAAAAAGAAGCATTAACCTATCAGCAGTTAAAATGCCGCATTCTCGAAGTTGGGGCTCACTTACAGGCACTGGGTGCCCAAGGTCAACGAGCGCTGCTGCTATACCCTCAAGGGCTCGACTTTATCATCGCGTTTCTAGGTTGTCTGTCAGCAGGTGTGATTGCCATTCCGGCACCTGCGCCTGAAGCAGCCCGATTAAAGCGGACACTTCCTAGATTACAGGCCATTGTTGATGATGCAGAGGCATCAGTTGTTCTAACGACAACAAGCATTTTGCAGAGCATTGAAAGCTCCTGGTCTGACAGTAGTTACCTGAATGCTTTGAACTGGATAGATACAACCAACCTCTCTACCCCAGTTGACCAAGAATGGCATGCTAATGAGATCACCCTCTCAGCAACGGCCTATTTGCAATATACATCCGGATCTACATCAACGCCGAAAGGCGTAAGAATCAGTCACGAGAATATCTTCAATCATCTTCGTAGTATTCAATTATCTTGTGGCTATACCCCAAACTCGGTTACTGTAACATGGATGCCACACTTCCATGATTATGGTTTGGTTGAAGGGATTATGCTGCCATTATTTAATGGCACTCCCTGTTATCTTATGTCTCCTTTTGCTTTTGCAAAAAGGCCCAGCTGCTGGCTACAGGCAATTTCTGACTATAAAGCTACACATAGTCAAGCACCTAACTTTGCCTATGAACAGTGCATTAAACGCGTGTCACCTGAGTATCAGAAGTCGTTAGACCTATCTAGCTGGATATCAGCTGCAAATGCTGCGGAACCCATTAACCCGCGGGTTATGATTGAGTTTTATGAAAAGTTCAAACACAATTATTTTCACTGGAATTCATTTTCTCCAGCCTACGGGCTTGCCGAAAACACGCTTGTAGTATCCATCAATTCAGTTTTCTCTCCACCAGTATTAGGCAGGTTTAATTCAGAAGCATTGGGGCAGTCTAAGGTTATTGAATGTATTGGTGAAAGTGAGTCAGGTACAATAATAGTTGGATGTGGGGAACCGATACATAGCACGGAAGTTGTCATAGTAGACCCAGTAACTAAAAAACGTTGCGCAACGGATGCTATTGGCGAAGTCTGGGTTACAAGCAGTGGAGTTGCGAACGGATTCTGGAGAAGAGCAGAAGAGAGCACAACAACGTTTCAAGCTAAACTAGTTGATGGTTTAAATGAAGATAAAACCTATTTGCGCACAGGCGATCTTGGTTTCATGAAAGAAGGTGAACTATTCATAACCGGTCGCCTTAAAGACTTGATCATTATCGATGGTGTAAACCATTGGCCCCATGATATTGAGTGGACGGTAGAGCAAAGCCACCCCGCCATTCGGTCAGGAAACTGCTGTGCTGCATTTTCTATTAATGAATTAAATAAAGAAAAGTTAATAGTAGTTATAGAAACTGAGAAATCACGGACTAACTTCAAAGATATATACCAGTCTGTTAAAGTCGCAATCAGTGAATATCATGATATAAAGCTACACCAACTAGTTGTTGTAAGTCGGGGAGGAGTATTTAAAACCTCTAGCGGAAAAGTTCAACGCAACACCTGTCGATCTAGCTTTAGCAACGGTTCGTTACCTGTTCTTTGGAGCAGCCCCCTTAATCAAGGTATTAACAAAACAGCATTAGAATCAAGCTTCAACCCTGACAATAAAATAAAATCAGAAGAACAGGTTAAGCTTGAGACTTGGCTCATACAAGAGATTTTTAAGCTGATTGGCACCAGCAGCGCTGAGATAGAACCTGAAACCCCACTTAGCGCTCTCGGTTTAGGCTCAATGGATACATTAATATTAGTCTGTGAAATCGAGGACAAGATAGGAAAAAAAATACCTTTAGCTGAGGTGATAGGTGACGGAGTAACTATTCATAAACTGGTAAAAAAAATTACTGAATCGGGCTGGTCACCATCTAAAAACTCTCTTGTGGCAATTCAGCCAAAAGGATCAAAGCCACCACTTTTCTGCATACACCCGGCAGGCGGAAATGTAGTAGGTTATTCTGCGCTAGCTAAACACCTGGGCACAGATCAACCCCTGTATGGTTTGCAGTCACAAGGCTTGATACCAGGGCAGCGTCCTTTAACAAGCTTTGAAGATATGGCAAAACACTATTTAAAGGAAATTAAAGAACTCCAACCTGAAGGACCCTATTATCTTAGCGGTATGTGCTTGGGTGGTATGATTGCTTTTGAGATGGCACAGCAACTCAAAGCAGAAAAAAGTGAGGTTGCATTTCTAGGATTAATTGATCCTCGTAACCCACCAACCCTTTTAAACAAAATAATCAGTCAAAACTCAGATAAGAACTATGCTAACGAAGCAATTCCCTTTGAACGGAGAGAGTTACTGTGTAAGCTTAGAGATGAAGCAAAAGTAAAACCCCCTATATCATTCCCCGACAACCTTGTCCCTGAAGATCCAACACTAAAAAAAGTGATGGATACAAATGGAAAAGCAAGGGATATTTACTTACCAAGAACATACACTGGTTTAGTAGAGTTCTTTTGGGCAAACCAAACTCCTGGAGATCTTGGTTTTTACCACGACCCTAGAGTTTGCTGGTCTCAGTTAGCAGGAGGTGGGCTGAATATCCATGAGATTGATGCGAATCACTTTGAGTTACTTGAAGAGCCTCATGTAAAAGTGCTCGCAGAAAAAATAAAACGCTGCCTTGAACAGATCAATCACTAA
- a CDS encoding sulfotransferase family 2 domain-containing protein translates to MIISIDKKFIFIANLKTASTSIEAALRPHGDIVVRRSELGKHLPYTEIQHRFRWVFNTIKEEEFFKFGVIRDPLDYAISLYRSHNDEKFKSNNKLYTGDINFDEFLETWVPNNPGQLQPQISKFIDNDGKLALDHLILYSKLENEFPVAMRKIGIPEIKLPRMNVSPSVDVEISEEAEMKVKDIMSKDYDEIAKIGY, encoded by the coding sequence TTATTGCAAACCTTAAAACGGCATCAACATCTATAGAAGCCGCACTAAGACCGCACGGCGATATTGTTGTAAGACGTAGTGAGTTAGGTAAACATCTCCCTTACACTGAAATACAACACCGTTTCAGATGGGTATTTAACACTATAAAAGAAGAAGAGTTCTTTAAGTTTGGAGTAATTCGCGACCCATTGGACTATGCTATTAGTCTTTACAGATCCCATAATGACGAAAAATTCAAAAGTAACAATAAGCTTTACACTGGAGACATAAACTTTGATGAATTTTTAGAAACATGGGTGCCCAACAACCCGGGGCAATTGCAACCTCAGATCAGTAAGTTCATAGATAACGATGGAAAATTAGCGCTAGACCATCTAATCCTTTACAGCAAATTAGAAAATGAGTTTCCAGTTGCAATGAGAAAAATAGGAATACCAGAAATAAAGCTCCCAAGAATGAACGTAAGTCCTTCAGTAGATGTTGAAATTAGTGAAGAGGCGGAAATGAAAGTGAAAGATATAATGAGCAAGGATTACGATGAGATAGCAAAAATAGGTTATTAG
- a CDS encoding D-hexose-6-phosphate mutarotase, which translates to MKIAHPNCHALISTQGAQLLHWQPAITEQPVLWHSDKAFWKPGLPVRGGIPLCWPWFGKHQQPSHGFARLLEWTLTEQRQDADATYLAFELTDNEYTKHLWPYAFLARVHMILGKQCDIQLEVDCNVNTTAALHTYLRTGNVQGTTVTGLGEQYQDALQGLKPCSAGPALQLDGPVDRIYTTPPNTTVLKDTSFNREIKLDHRHHSDLVVWNPWHEGEHHLADVNAGQFQEFFCIETAAINRPCTNRLGVSISLPS; encoded by the coding sequence GTGAAAATCGCACACCCAAACTGCCATGCATTAATTTCTACTCAAGGTGCACAATTACTACACTGGCAGCCTGCCATAACTGAACAACCCGTACTTTGGCATTCAGATAAGGCTTTCTGGAAGCCCGGCTTACCCGTTCGGGGTGGAATCCCTCTGTGCTGGCCCTGGTTTGGCAAACACCAACAGCCCAGCCATGGCTTTGCCCGCCTGCTCGAGTGGACACTGACAGAGCAGCGGCAAGATGCTGACGCTACTTACCTTGCTTTTGAACTAACCGATAATGAATACACCAAACACCTTTGGCCATACGCCTTTTTGGCCAGGGTTCATATGATATTGGGCAAGCAGTGTGATATTCAGCTGGAAGTCGATTGCAACGTTAACACCACTGCCGCCCTGCATACCTATCTCAGAACAGGCAATGTGCAAGGCACAACCGTAACCGGGCTGGGTGAGCAATATCAGGATGCTCTGCAAGGCCTCAAGCCATGTTCAGCTGGCCCTGCATTACAACTGGACGGGCCGGTAGATCGCATCTATACCACTCCTCCAAATACCACCGTTTTAAAGGATACAAGCTTCAACCGGGAGATAAAGCTAGATCACCGCCATCATTCCGATCTGGTGGTATGGAACCCCTGGCACGAAGGTGAACACCATTTAGCTGATGTCAATGCTGGGCAGTTTCAGGAATTTTTCTGTATTGAAACGGCAGCCATTAACCGCCCTTGTACAAACCGCCTTGGTGTTAGCATCAGTCTTCCATCTTAA